A single region of the Salvia splendens isolate huo1 chromosome 18, SspV2, whole genome shotgun sequence genome encodes:
- the LOC121776685 gene encoding protein FAR1-RELATED SEQUENCE 5-like — translation MEMFDEAQDALIPNCRPDMQPYIGQVFETLDEGISFYEAYANECRFDTRRFGHKYSNDIKTWQTIVCSRQGEKWDVDEEASSTKRRRRSSRCNCNAKLTLKYSTDPGSPCYVVSNFVDLHNHEMIDKKHARYMKSNRNLGDIHYKFMQDCSKANIGPTRTFNLLKEFLGGYDAVGCTVTDIRNCKRDILQEMKGADVQMILNQMEVKKNTCDGFHYKFQKDTDGKLNSLFWCDAVSRKNYKMFGDIVSFDTTYSTNKYCMVFGPFTGKDNHGCPVTFGAGFVSNEGADSFSWLLSEFVDCMGFAPKLIITDQDWGMKLAIERVLTSTRHRWCMWHIMMKLPEKVPKRILANEELKKDLDSCIWSELLEPEEFEETWLTIVDQYGLQNEAWFTTMFAHREYWIPAYFRDFPMGSLLKTTSFSESENSFFKRYTNSHFNLADFVMHYNSALDAQRNITERLDFSDASKVPILSTELLFEKHAAAMYTDRIFQQVQDEIAEAHRRCRMSHFELEDNTEIYTIMDSHRNKGVVRHEVSTESYQCDCKLFLRRGILCSHIFWLFKNHDVKEIPSTYIGTRWLKTPLLKSVHNNLSEESSTSADSHVDAKRVVATKLHSLYFRLFQRAQSNADDIFALFNGMEELSHKLFGDTVPSVSSMGKAQSIENLYGLARPNVVTVHPPNVVSTKGSGSTSGKRIQSSLEKAIILQNKPKRRCAKCREMGHHDARNYGREKGKSNM, via the exons ATGGAGATGTTTGACGAAGCTCAAG ATGCACTTATCCCAAATTGCAGACCCGACATGCAGCCTTACATTGGCCAGGTGTTTGAAACTTTGGACGAAGGAATTTCATTTTATGAAGCATACGCCAACGAATGTCGTTTTGATACTCGTAGATTCGGACACAAATACTCGAACGACATCAAAACATGGCAGACTATTGTATGCAGCCGGCAAGGTGAAAAGTGGGATGTCGACGAAGAGGCGAGTTCTACCAAACGTAGACGCCGTTCTAGCAGGTGTAATTGCAATGCCAAACTTACTTTGAAGTATTCGACCGATCCTGGCAGTCCTTGCTATGTTGTCAGCAACTTTGTAGACCTACACAATCACGAGATGATTGATAAAAAGCACGCCCGATACATGAAATCCAACCGCAACCTTGGGGATATCCATTATAAATTCATGCAGGACTGCTCAAAGGCCAACATTGGACCTACAAGGACTTTCAATTTATTGAAGGAGTTCTTGGGTGGGTACGATGCGGTGGGTTGCACCGTTACTGACATACGGAATTGCAAGCGCGACATATTGCAAGAGATGAAAGGCGCTGACGTCCAAATGATTTTAAATCAAATGGAGGTGAAGAAGAACACATGTGATGGTTTCCATTACAAATTCCAAAAAGATACTGATGGAAAGTTAAATAGCCTCTTTTGGTGTGACGCTGTGTCGAGAAAGAACTACAAGATGTTCGGTGACATTGTGTCATTTGACACTACCTACTCAACAAACAA GTATTGCATGGTGTTTGGGCCATTCACTGGAAAAGACAACCACGGATGCCCTGTTACGTTTGGTGCCGGATTCGTGTCAAATGAGGGAGCTGACTCATTTTCTTGGTTGCTGAGTGAGTTTGTCGATTGTATGGGTTTCGCACCTAAGTTGATAATTACCGACCAAGATTGGGGCATGAAACTTGCTATAGAACGGGTTCTAACTAGTACCAGGCATCGTTGGTGCATGTGGCACATAATGATGAAGCTTCCTGAAAAGGTTCCCAAAAGAATACTTGCCAACgaagagttgaagaaggatttgGACTCTTGCATATGGTCTGAATTGTTGGAGCCAGAGGAATTTGAAGAAACTTGGCTGACTATTGTCGACCAATATGGTTTACAAAATGAAGCTTGGTTCACTACCATGTTCGCACATCGAGAGTATTGGATTCCAGCATATTTTAGGGATTTCCCAATGGGGTCGTTGTTGAAGACAACTTCATTCTCTGAATCCGAGAACAGTTTTTTCAAAAGGTACACAAACTCGCATTTTAATCTCGCTGACTTTGTGATGCACTACAATAGCGCGTTGGATGCTCAGCGTAACATAACTGAGAGGCTCGATTTCTCTGATGCTTCAAAAGTCCCCATCCTGTCAACAGAGCTTTTATTCGAGAAACACGCAGCTGCTATGTATACAGATCGCATCTTTCAGCAAGTTCAAGATGAGATCGCCGAGGCTCATCGTCGTTGCAGAATGTCTCACTTTGAGTTGGAGGACAACACTGAGATTTACACGATAATGGACAGCCATCGAAACAAAGGTGTCGTCCGTCATGAAGTTAGCACCGAATCGTACCAATGCGATTGCAAGTTGTTTCTGCGTCGTGGAATATTATGTTCACACATTTTTTGGTTGTTCAAAAACCATGACGTGAAAGAAATACCATCAACATATATTGGTACAAGGTGGTTGAAGACGCCTTTGTTGAAATCAGTGCACAATAATCTGAGTGAGGAGTCATCAACATCTGCAG ATTCACATGTCGATGCAAAACGTGTTGTAGCAACGAAACTACATTCGTTATACTTTCGTTTATTTCAACGAGCGCAGAGCAATGCAGACGACATTTTTGCATTATTCAACGGAATGGAGGAATTAAGTCATAAACTCTTTGGTGATACAGTACCTTCCGTGTCTTCAATGGGTAAAGCACAGAGTATTGAGAACCTGTATGGGCTAGCTCGACCGAATGTTGTTACTGTGCACCCTCCTAATGTAGTGAGTACAAAGGGATCCGGCAGCACATCTGGAAAAAGAATTCAATCATCCTTAGAGAAGGCTATCATATTACAGAACAAACCTAAGAGGCGATGTGCAAAGTGTCGAGAAATGGGTCATCACGATGCAAGGAATTATGGCAGGGAGAAAGGAAAGTCAAATATGTAG